The genomic window AGCGGTCTCCGGCTGCCAGCCGTCTTGTCCCTTTCCCGATAGCTTGAGGATCAGAATCGCTTGGACTCAGCCCCTGCTCTCGATGCCGGCGCTGCCACGTACGTCGCACTCTATACCCATATCCGGGTGATCCTCGGCATCGTGGTGGGGTTGGGGTTGACGCATCTCCTGCGTAACCTGGCGCGTATCGTTGAGGAGCCGAGAGACGACCGGGTGTATTGGATCCACCTCGGTTGGGTGGCTTTTGTCCTGCTTTACCTGCTTCAGTTCTGGTGGTGGGAGTTTCGATTCACGAAAACCGGTGAGATAGGCCTGGGTACTTACCTGTACCTGATCACCTACGCACTATTGCTCTATCTGCTCTGCGCCTTCCTGTTTCCGGAAAAGAGTTCGGCTCCGAAAAATTACACTGAGCTTTTTTACCTGCGGAGAAAGTGGTTTTTCGCCGTACTGGCGCTGGTCTTCGTGATTGATTTCGGTGATACCCTACTGAAAGGCGGGCAGTACCTGATCGCTTTGGGCAGCTTGTACGTATGCCGTAACCTGTTCTTTTTTACCGGTAGCCTGATCGCAATCGCCACAAGAAACAGGGTGTACCATGGGGTATTCCTTGTAACGGGTGTTGTCTTCCAGATTTTTTATTTCTTTTTTGAATACGGTTCGCTGGAGATATGAACGAAAAATTTAGAACGGAAAAGGATAGCCTCGGCGAGGTCCGGGTCCCCGAGTCCGCACTTTACGGTGCGCAGACACAGCGGGCCATCGACAACTTCCCGATCAGTGGGCAGGCTCTGCCGGTTGAATTTATCCAAGCCGTAGTGCTGATCAAGAAGTCCGCTGCGCAGGCCAATTGTGACCTTGGGCTGCTGTCCGAGGAGATGACCGCGGCGATTGTCGATGCCTGTAATAGTCTCTCGGAAGAGGATTACTTGAGGCAGTTCCCGGTGGATGTGTACCAGACTGGCTCGGGAACCAGCACCAATATGAATGTCAATGAGGTGCTCGCCCACATCGCCCGGCGCGACAGCGGTTTAAACATCAGCCCCAACGATCACGTCAATATGGGCCAGAGCAGTAATGACGTGATCCCCAGTGCGATACATGTCTCGGCGCTGCTGGCCGTGCGCGATGCCCTGTTGCCTGCCTTGCGTCATCTGCACAGTGCGCTGGACGAGAAGGCGGTGTCTGTCGAGGGCGTGGTCAAGACCGGCCGCACCCATCTGATGGATGCTCTGCCACTCACCATGTCGCAGGAAATCGGGGCCTGGGCTGCACAGGTCGAGCACTGCAGGGAGAGAATTCGCGGCGCACTGCCGAGGCTCGCGCAGCTGGCCCAGGGCGGAACCGCGATCGGCACGGGACTGAATGCCCACCCGGAGTTTGCTTCCCTCTTCGCGCAGAAACTGAGTGCTAATTCGACGCATCAGTTTGCTCCTGCAGACAATCATCTGGCCGCGATTGCCAGTCAGGATACCGCGGTGGAACTCTCCGGGCAGCTGCGGGTGCTGGCCGTGGCTATGATGAAAATCGCCAATGATCTGCGTTGGATGAACAGCGGACCACTGGCGGGACTCGGTGAAATCGAACTACAGGCTCTGCAGCCGGGCAGCAGTATCATGCCGGGCAAGGTGAACCCGGTGATCGCCGAGGCCGTGGCGATGGTATCCGCTCGGGTGATGGGCAATGATGTAACCATCGGCGTGGCAGGGCAGAGCGGCAACTTCCAGCTTAACGTGATGCTGCCGTTGATAGCCCACACGCTTCTCGAAAGTATTGGGCTGCTGGCCAACAGCGCGCGGCTATTGGCGGATAAGGCGGTCACACCATTTACGGTCAATGAGGGTAATATCGAGCGGGCACTGTCCCGTAATCCGATACTGGTGACGTCACTCAATCCGGTGATCGGCTATGCGAAAGCGGCTGAGATTGCGAAGGAAGCGTACCGTACAGGCCGACCCGTGCTGGAGGTGGCGAAGGAAATGACAGACCTGGGCGAAGACAGGTTGAAAACACTACTGGATCCCGCGCGTCTGGCTATCGGGGGGCTGATCAAAGATCAGGAATAGGGGATTGGGATCCTTCTTCGCAAAGCATTCTGAGTAGCAGCTGACGAAGTTAGGTCAGTACCAGAAGGCCGACAATGATGGCGGCAATCACGGCTGCGAGGACTTCCAGCACGCGAAAGAGGCGGCGCAACGCAAGTCGATCTTCGCTGCGGTACAGGAGTCTCTTGCTCATGCTTACCTCCCCCGGCGTTGACAGTGGATGGTCGATGCATCACGATTCCGCGCCGCACGGGTATCTTCCTCGATACTCCGAGTCTAGTGTCGCGACTGATTGGCGACCAAGTGTTCACGTTTAATCCGGTATTGGGGCGAGATCATGGCAAAGAAAAGTCGACGTTCGTTTGTGACCAGTGTGCTCGCCTGTGTTGCTTTCGTAGCTGCTGCGATCTGGAGCTGGGACCTGCCGGTCCGGGATGTGCTTTCCTACCTGGTGCTATTACTGATCTTCCTCGCGGTCATTATTACTGCCGCTCTGGGCTTCGGTGCCCTGTTGAACTGGCTGCGCGGACGCAAGAAGTAAATGGGCGAGCCGGATAAGGATATTCGTATCCCCATTGCCTACCTCGAGCGGTTGCTCGATGAGGCTGCGAGACACGGCTGTCGCCGGGAAGAATTGCTCGCTGCAGTGGATATCAGTGAAGATGAACTGGTCGGTGCCGCGGCTTTCTCCGCGCTCAAGTACGGACGGCTTTACCAGCGCGTCATGTGGCAGGTGCAGGATGAGTGGTTCGGCATGCTGAGCGGCGGCCGGGTGCGCTCAGGCTCCTTCCGCCTGCTGTGCCTGACGGTAGTGAACTGTGCGACGGTGAGGCAGGCGATTACGCTGAGCGCCGAATTCATGGAGATCTGCCGCGGTTTCAAGGTAAAGCCGGTTCTTGAGTCCGCTGGCGAAAGCCGCGAGCGGGTGGCGATTCGCGGCATCAGCTCACTGGAAGAGGGCGAGTTCGAGCACCTGATCGCCGATACCACGCCCAGTATTATCCGCACCACACTGGCTGTCTGGCACCGCTTCTATTGCTGGCTGGTGGGCCGTGAAATCCCGCTGGCGCGGCTGCACTTCTCTTTTCCCTGCCCGGAAGAGTTCCAGACCCTGGCGCAGAGTGAAGCGGGTGAACTGCTGTTCGAGCAGTCCTGCAACGCGCTGGAATATGACAGTCGCTACCTCGACTATCCGGTCGTGCAAAGCCCGCAGACGGTCGAAGACTTTATCCGCACCGCGCCCTACCACCTGGTGATCAGTGATGGCAGCGCCAACAGTATCAAGACCAAAGTGAAAACCATCCTCAACCGGGATGTCAGTGAGTCCATGCCGGCGGCGGAGCTGGTGGCAGAGCGGTTAAACATGTCGGTCACGACTCTGCGCCGGCGCCTGCAGCAGGAAGGTACTTCCTACCAGAAGTTGAAGGACGAGTGCCGCATGGAGGCCGCTTTCCACTATCTGAGCTGCCCGGATCTTTCCAACGCCCAGATTGCGGAAATGCTCGGTTTCGACGAGTCCAGCGCGTTTTTCCGTGCGTTCAAGAAATGGACCGGCATTACGCCGGGGGAATACCGGAGCCGCAAGGCGGGCTAAATCCTGTTATTGGCCGCTTTTTGGCGGCTCTGTTCACTGTCTGTGCAACCACCCGATCACGCCCCGATTTGTCATTGCTTTGGACGGATTTCGCCATAGAGCAAATTTGTCCGTTACTACTATGATGAACGAAACCTAGATACTAGTCACAAAACTGACCGGGCGGTTTCAGTCAGGTCAGGGATCAAACAGCGAACTGAGGGTAGCAGGATGACCGACATCAAGATTCCACTGCGCGACATGCGTTTTACCATGCGCGAGCTGCTGGACTGGGACCAGCACTACGCCTCCCTGGGATACGACGAAGCCTCTCCTGACCTGGTCGACGCCATCCTGGAAGAGGGTGCCAAGTTCTGTGAAAACGTCCTGGCCCCGCTGAACGCGGTGGGTGACCAGCAGGGCTGTACCTGGAAGGACGGTGAGGTCACCACACCCGAAGGCTTTAAAGAGGCTTACCAGCAGTTCGTGGAGGCGGGCTGGCCGTCGCTGGCTCACAACCCCGAACACGGTGGTCAGGGCCTGCCGCCGTCACTGGGCACCATCATGAGCGAAATGGTGGGCACCTCCAACTGGTCCTGGGGTATGTACCCGGGCCTGTCCCACGGCGCCATGAACACCCTTGAGGCCCATGGTACCGACGAGCAGAAGGCCACCTACCTGACCAAGCTGGTAGAGGGTACCTGGACCGGCACCATGTGTCTGACCGAGCCGCACTGCGGTACTGATCTGGGCATTCTGCGCTCCAAGGCCGAGCCGAACGCTGATGGCTCCTATTCCATTACCGGTACCAAGATCTTTATCTCCGCCGGTGAGCACGACATGGCGGAAAACATCGTCCATATCGTTCTGGCTCGCCTGCCGGATGCGCCGGCCGGCACCAAGGGTATCTCCCTGTTCATCGTACCCAAGTTCCTGCCGAACGAAGACGGTTCTGCAGGCGAGCGCAACGGCGTGGTCTGCGGCTCTCTTGAGCACAAGATGGGTATCCACGGCAACGCCACTGCGGTACTGAATTTTGACGGTGCCAAGGGCTTCCTGATCGGTCCGCCCAACAAAGGCCTGAACTGCATGTTCACCTTTATGAATACTGCGCGCCTGGGTACTGCGCTGCAGGGTCTGGCGCATGCTGAAGCGGGTTTCCAGAAGTCCCTGGCCTATGCCAAGGATCGCCTGCAGATGCGCTCCCTGTCTGGCCCGAAGAATCCGGAAGGGGCCGCCGACCCGATCATTGTGCACCCGGACGTACGCCGTATGCTGCTGACCCAGAAGGCCTTTGCCGAGGGTGGTCGCATGCTGATTATGCTCTGCGCACAACAGGTGGACCGCACTCACAAGGGTTCTGACGAGGAAAAGAAAGAAGCGGAGGATCTGCTGGCTTTCCTGACCCCGATCGCCAAGGCTTTCCTGACAGAAACCGGTTTCGAGTCTGCCAACCTGGGTCTGCAGTGTTTCGGTGGCCACGGCTATATCGCCGAGTGGGGCATGGAGCAGAACGTACGCGACGCCCGTATCTCCACTATTTATGAGGGCACCACCGGTATCCAGGCGCTGGATCTGTTGGGCCGCAAGGTACTGATGAGCCAGGGCGAACTGCTGCGCAAGTTCACCAAGCAGGTTCACAAGTTCTGTCAGGCGGAAGTCGATACGGAGGCGCTGGCGCCGTTCGTCACCAAGCTGCAGGAGCTGAACAAGGAGTGGGGCGACGTCACCATGCACGTTGGCGCCAAGGCGATGGAAAACCCGGACGAAGTGGGTGCGGCGTCTGTCGACTACCTGATGTACTCCGGCTACGTGGCCATGGGCTTCCTGTGGGCCCGTGCAGCGAAAGTGGCCAATGACAAGCTGGCGGCAGGCGAGGGCGATGCCGACTTCTACCGCGCCAAGCTTGCTACTGCACGTTTCTACTTCGACCGTATTCTCCCGCGCACGGCGACCCACGCCGCCGCGATGAAGAGCGGTGTAGAAAACCTGATGGAGCTGGACGCAGAGCACTTTGCCTTCTGAGTCCGAGCACCTGGTGCAACCGCCGGCCGAGCCGGCGGTTTTTTTATGCCGAGCCCCTGCGCGCTGCCGCGTGGATGGGGCTTGCTGAATTCGCTCTGGTAGTAGGACCGCAGTATGCAGTTGCCGGAACCCATCATTGAGCGCCTACAGCGGCTCTCTTGTTTGCACCCACTCACTCGGGTACAGTTCCGGCTGCCGGATGCCAGCGATTTCTACGTGATTTTGCCTCCCTGTGGGGAGAATGGCCCGTTGATTTCCCGGTTCGGGCAGACAGATGACCCGCGTGTGGTACTGGAGATGTCCGAACGCACCCTGGATGCCATCCTGGGCGGTACCCTGAGTGCTCGCCATGCATTCCTGCTCGGGGATCTCTGTTACACCGGTGATCGGGATCTCGCGGCTGCACTGGCGGATCTGTTTCCGGTGGCCTGACGGCCATTATTCAGCCGCCCCAGCGGCACACAGGCTTCAATTGTTGTCGGGCGAATTCATAATCAGTCAAACGCCTGGCGGCAGATAAACAATAATTAACGGATCCGTAGAGCCGGGATTCGGCTATAAACGGACTGAGAGAAAACAACAACAGGATTGGGAGAAGAAAGTTGGACCTCGACCGCAGCATCATTGACGTATTTTCAGACGCCTGCGCCAAGTTCGGTGACAGGCCGGCATTCACTTGTCTCGGACATACCCTATCTATATCCGATATCGATAAGCTGAGCGGCCGCTTTGCCTCCTACCTGCAAAATCACACTAACCTGAAACCCGGCGACCGCATTGCGGTGCAATTGCCCAATGTATTGCAGTATCCGGTTGTTGTATTCGGTGCCATGCGCGCTGGCCTGGTGGTGGTCAATACCAATCCGCTTTACACGCGCCGGGAACTGAAGCACCAGCTCAACGACTCCGGTGCCAAGGCGTTGGTCGTGCTGGCAAACATCGCCGATACCGCCTCTCAGGTGATCGAGGAGACCGGGGTAGAGACAGTGATCGTCAGTGAAATTGCCGATCTGCACAGCCCCCTGAAACGCACCCTGATCAACAGTGTTGCCAAATACATCAAGAAGATGGTTCCGGAGTTTTCCTTCCGCAATCAGGTCAATTTCCGCGACGCCATGGGCCTGGGAGGCAAGGCGCCTCACCAGGACGTGAAGCGTAGTCCGGAAGATGTTGCTGTGCTGCAGTACACCGGCGGAACAACTGGCGTGGCCAAAGGGGCCATGCTCACCAACCGTAACCTGGTCGCCAATATGGAGCAGGTACGCGAAGCGCTGGGAGACTCCATCAAGGAAGGCGAAGAGATCTATATCGCGCCTCTGCCGCTTTATCATATTTATGCCTTCACTATTCACTGCATGTCCCTGTTTGCCACCGGCAACCACTCCATCCTGATTCCGAACCCGCGCGATATTCCGGCGTTCGTGAAGACGCTGAAGGGCATCCGCTTCACCGGATTTGTCGGCCTGAACACATTGTTCAACGGCCTGATGCGCAACCCGGATTTCGCCGAGCTCGATTTCAGCAAGCTGCACACCACCGCGTCTGGCGGCATGGCGCTGACCCGCGACACCGCCAAGCGCTGGGAAGAGATGACCGGCTGCGTGGTTACTGAGGGTTACGGTATGACCGAGACCTCGCCAGTGGTGTCTTTCAACCCGGCGGAAGCGGTGCAGCTGGGTACCGTAGGTAAGGCGGTGCCGGCCACCGAGGTGAAGGTCATCGACGAAAACGGCAATGACCTGCCGAACAATACGCCGGGCGAATTGTGCGTGCGGGGCCCGCAGGTGATGAAAGGCTACTGGCAGCGCGAAGAGGCCACTGCCGAGACCATCGACAGTGAAGGCTGGCTGAAGACCGGCGATATGGCCGTGATTCAGGACGACGGTTACATCAAGATCGTCGATCGCAAGAAAGACATGATCATCGTTTCCGGTTTCAACGTGTACCCGAATGAAATTGAAGACGTGGTCAGCGCCCACGACAAAGTTACCGAGGCCGCAGCCATCGGTATTCCCGACGAGAAGAGCGGTGAGATGGTGAAGCTCTTCGTGGTGAAGGCCGATGACTCACTCTCCGAGGAAGAGTTGATCGCCTTCTGCCGCGATAACATGACCGCGTACAAGGTTCCGAAGCAGGTGGAGTTCCGTGATGAACTGCCGAAGACCAATGTCGGCAAGATCCTGCGCCGCGAGCTTCGTGACGAGGAAATGAAAAAGATCGAGGCGCTGGAAAACGCCTGATTCCGCTGATTTTTCCCGTTATCAAAAAGCCCCGCTGGAAGCAGCGGGGTTTTTTTATGTCTGGGCGTAAGACTAAAGCGAAAGCCAGCCGGGCGCTCGACCACTCTCCTTGCACCACTGCTCTGCATTTGTTTTGTCGCCAGCTGCGCTATAACTATCTGGCACGATGACGAGTCGGAGAGTGGAATGGGTGATCCTGAGGAACACAGTCACCTGGTGCATGAGGAACTGCCAAAGGAGCATGAAGATCCCCTGATTCGCATATTGCATGGGGCGATCCGGAACTCTGTCAGGCTCCTCGCCATATTGATGGCCTTGGTGATCCTCTGGTCGGTGGCGGATGTGGTGTATGTCATCTACAGCCGCTTGACTGAAGAGCCCGTGTGGCTGCTGGATCACAATGACCTGTTCGATGTCTTCGGTGCCTTTATGCTGGTACTGATCGCCATCGAGATCTTCATTAACATCCGCCTCTATCTCGGTTCGAATGTCATCCCGATACAGCTGGTGCTGGCGACAGCACTGATGGCCATTGCGCGGAAAGTGATCGTGCTGGATTTGACTGATACCGAGGCGCTGCACATCTTTGCCATTGCCACTACCGTGCTTGCACTGGGGCTGGCTTACTGGCTGGTAGCAAAGAAAAATTGAAAGCGCAGTACTGGGGAATGCAGGGAACTGGCGCAATTGCCGTCTAAGATTGTGGTCTGCGGAAAGGTAGATACAAAAAAGCCCGACTGAGCCGGGCTTTTTATTGATGCCGTTAATTACTGGCGGGCATCGGCACTGGCGTCGCGGGCTGCGCGGAATTCGTTGCCCTCGTACCAGTTGGGCCAGTCACGGCTGTTGGCCAGCTTCAGACCCAGCTCCAGACCCAGCTCGAGATCCATGGCGGTACCCTCCAGGTTCCAGCTCGGATCGTACTCGTCGGCAGGCTTGTGGTAGGCGTGGGAGAGATATTCCTGTCCCTGCGCCTGGGCCCACTCGCGGCCGTGCTCGAAGGAGTCGGTGCCGGACTTGAAGTACAGCATCGGCACGCCTTTCTTGGCCAGGCTGAAGTGATCTGAGCGGTAGAAATAGCCGCGCTCAGGATGCTCTTCCGGTGCCAGGTAGCGATCCTGGCCCTTGGCGGCGGTCTCCAGCATTTCTTCCAGCTCGCTGTTACCGTAGCCGACCACCACAACGTCACGCATGGGGCCGAGTACGCCCAGGGCATCGAAGTTGATACCGGCCACGGTTTTCTCCAGGGGAACTACCGGGTTGGCGGCATAGTACTTGGAGCCCAGCAGGCCGGATTCCTCGGCAGTGACTGCTACGAACAGCAGGGAGCGGTCCGGACGCTCTTCCATCGCGGCCGCCTTGCGCGCCATGGCGATCAGGCCGGCGGTACCGGTGGCATTGTCCACCGCGCCGTTGAAGATGTGGTCTTCGCCTTCGGCGTGGTCATTGATACCCAGGTGGTCCCAATGGGCGGTGTAGATGACGGCTTCTTCCGGATACTTCTTCCCGGGCAGTTTGGCCACCACATTGCGTGAGTCAGAGGTGCGCAGGCTGTTTTCCAAAGCGACACTGGCCTTCAGGCCCATGGGCTTGGCCTTGAAACCACGCTCGTGGGAGGCTGCGACCTCGCTGTCCAGGTCCATGCCGGCAGCCTCAAACAGTTCGCGGGCAGAGTCCTGGGTAATCCAGGATTCGATTGCGACCCGGTCGGCGTTCTTGTCGTCCACCGCGAGGCTGATCTGGGCGCCGGACCAGCTGCCGCTGACCACTTCCCAGGGATAGCCGGCAGCGCCGGTCTCGTGGATGATGATAGCGCCAGCGGCGCCCTGGCGGGCGGCCTCTTCAAATTTGTAGCTCCAGCGACCGTAGTAGGTCATGGCATTGCCGTTGAAGAGGTTCTCGTCCTTGGTGGCGTAGCCCGGATCGTTGACCAGGATCACCGCGGTCTTGCCGGTCATGTCGAGGCCGGCATAGTCATTCCAGTCATTCTCCGGCGCCACGATGCCGTAGCCGACGAAGACCAGTTCGCTGTCCTCGATCGCGGAGGATTCGCTCTGACGCTGGGTGAAGGCCACCATGTCGGTCAGCGGCTGCAGGTCTTTCTCAAAGCCTTCGCCAGTGATGCTCATCGGGCTGGACTTGATCTGCATCTCTACCACCGGAACCTGCTGGAACCAGCTCGGCTCGCCGTGGTCGTCGGTGGCACCCGGCTCAAGGCCGAGAGCGGCGAACTGCTCCGCCAGATAGTTGACGGTCAGCTCCTCGCCAGCGGTGGCGGGGGCTCGCCCCTGAAATTTGTCGGAGGCCAGGATGGCGATGTGCTGATGCAGCTCCTCCGCCATGACTTTGATCTGGTCCTGAGTTTCTGCGGTCTCGATGGGCGCTGTGGCGTCCTTACCGCAGGCGGTGACACCTGCGATGGCCGCGGTGAGGCCGAGGCCGCGCCAAAAGGAGGAAATATGCATGGATTTCTACCTGTCTTTTTTTATCGGCGGATAACTTAACAAAAACTACGCCGGCGGCCGAATGATTCTGTGCTGAATATCCGACCGGCGGCAGAGGATCTGGTCTTTTGTGCGGCAGCTTGGGTTGCTGCCGCTGACGGGATCACAGGATCTTGAGGGTTTCCCGGATCGGGAAGAGGATGTCACGGGCCAGCTGCTGGCAGCGGGCCGGTGACCAGCCCTCGATGGGGTCGGGCAGGTTATCGTTGTCCTTGAAGGGCATCTCCAGCGTCAGTGCCAGGGTGCGGAACTGGTGGCCGCACCAGTTGGTGCCGACCGTCATGTTGGCTTCACCCGGCTTGTCGAGGTCGTAGCCGCGCTCGGTCTGGAAGTCGGGGTTGGCGGCAACAAACGCCTGCTTGAAGGTTTCCTCGAGCTTGGCGTGGCGCTCGTCGTAGCCAGGGATGCCCTCGCAGCCGGCGACAAAGTTGAAGGGCAGGGCCTCATCACCGTGGATATCGAGGAAGATGTCGCCACCGAGCTCCAGCATCTTCTGCCGCACAAGATAAACCTCGGGACTGCGCTCCATGCTCGGCTCAAGCCATTCCCGGTTCAGGTTGGCGCCGACCGCGTTGGTGCGCAGGTGCCCCCGGACGCTGCCGTCCGGATTCATGTTGGGGACCACGTGGAAGACGGTGTCTTCCAGCAGGGTGCGTGCGGTGGGGTTGGCATCGTCCAGCAGGGCGTCCAGGAAGCCCTCCACGAACCACTCGGCCATCGTCTCCCCCGGGTGCTGGCGTGCAATCATCCACACCCGGCGCTTGGCGGTGTCGGCGTCGCCAATGGTCAGCAGGGACATATCGCGGCCGTCCAGCGTTTGTCCGAGGGTTTCCTGCTTGACGAGATCGCTGCCCTGGGCCCAGGCGAGCAGGTCCAGGTGCCGATCCCAGGAAAAAGGTGCGAAATAGGCGAGATAAATCGCCGGTTGGTCCAGCTGAACGGTGAAGTCCATGACCTTGCCATCGTACTCCGCGCCGATACGGAACCAGTTGTGGCGGTCGTAGGAGGCGCAAACACGATAGTTTTCCCAGCCTTCGGGGTAGGCGGCCTTGCCGGCGTTGGTGATACGCAATGGGTAGGCCTTGCCGGGCTCGCCCTCGAGGCGGAAATGGAACCACTGATAGAAATCAGAATTATTGTCCTGCCGGATGGCCAGCTCGATGGGATTGCTGTCGGCGTTTACGATTTCGATGTTGCCGCTATCAAAAGCGCAGGTGATATGCATTGAGAGGACTCCCGTTCGAAGAATCGGGCAAGGATACAGGCAAGCGCGGATCTTTGCAGGTCGGGCACCATTTCGGCGGGGAAGAATGGTTTGAGCGGGCAAAATAAAAAGCACGGTACCGCGGACGATACCGTGCTTTAGCCGTTCCCTGGCGGCACCTGCTACGACTACTGCTCCCTCGAATTTCCGGTG from Microbulbifer aggregans includes these protein-coding regions:
- a CDS encoding class II fumarate hydratase — encoded protein: MNEKFRTEKDSLGEVRVPESALYGAQTQRAIDNFPISGQALPVEFIQAVVLIKKSAAQANCDLGLLSEEMTAAIVDACNSLSEEDYLRQFPVDVYQTGSGTSTNMNVNEVLAHIARRDSGLNISPNDHVNMGQSSNDVIPSAIHVSALLAVRDALLPALRHLHSALDEKAVSVEGVVKTGRTHLMDALPLTMSQEIGAWAAQVEHCRERIRGALPRLAQLAQGGTAIGTGLNAHPEFASLFAQKLSANSTHQFAPADNHLAAIASQDTAVELSGQLRVLAVAMMKIANDLRWMNSGPLAGLGEIELQALQPGSSIMPGKVNPVIAEAVAMVSARVMGNDVTIGVAGQSGNFQLNVMLPLIAHTLLESIGLLANSARLLADKAVTPFTVNEGNIERALSRNPILVTSLNPVIGYAKAAEIAKEAYRTGRPVLEVAKEMTDLGEDRLKTLLDPARLAIGGLIKDQE
- a CDS encoding AraC family transcriptional regulator, coding for MGEPDKDIRIPIAYLERLLDEAARHGCRREELLAAVDISEDELVGAAAFSALKYGRLYQRVMWQVQDEWFGMLSGGRVRSGSFRLLCLTVVNCATVRQAITLSAEFMEICRGFKVKPVLESAGESRERVAIRGISSLEEGEFEHLIADTTPSIIRTTLAVWHRFYCWLVGREIPLARLHFSFPCPEEFQTLAQSEAGELLFEQSCNALEYDSRYLDYPVVQSPQTVEDFIRTAPYHLVISDGSANSIKTKVKTILNRDVSESMPAAELVAERLNMSVTTLRRRLQQEGTSYQKLKDECRMEAAFHYLSCPDLSNAQIAEMLGFDESSAFFRAFKKWTGITPGEYRSRKAG
- a CDS encoding acyl-CoA dehydrogenase C-terminal domain-containing protein, which gives rise to MTDIKIPLRDMRFTMRELLDWDQHYASLGYDEASPDLVDAILEEGAKFCENVLAPLNAVGDQQGCTWKDGEVTTPEGFKEAYQQFVEAGWPSLAHNPEHGGQGLPPSLGTIMSEMVGTSNWSWGMYPGLSHGAMNTLEAHGTDEQKATYLTKLVEGTWTGTMCLTEPHCGTDLGILRSKAEPNADGSYSITGTKIFISAGEHDMAENIVHIVLARLPDAPAGTKGISLFIVPKFLPNEDGSAGERNGVVCGSLEHKMGIHGNATAVLNFDGAKGFLIGPPNKGLNCMFTFMNTARLGTALQGLAHAEAGFQKSLAYAKDRLQMRSLSGPKNPEGAADPIIVHPDVRRMLLTQKAFAEGGRMLIMLCAQQVDRTHKGSDEEKKEAEDLLAFLTPIAKAFLTETGFESANLGLQCFGGHGYIAEWGMEQNVRDARISTIYEGTTGIQALDLLGRKVLMSQGELLRKFTKQVHKFCQAEVDTEALAPFVTKLQELNKEWGDVTMHVGAKAMENPDEVGAASVDYLMYSGYVAMGFLWARAAKVANDKLAAGEGDADFYRAKLATARFYFDRILPRTATHAAAMKSGVENLMELDAEHFAF
- a CDS encoding AMP-binding protein — its product is MDLDRSIIDVFSDACAKFGDRPAFTCLGHTLSISDIDKLSGRFASYLQNHTNLKPGDRIAVQLPNVLQYPVVVFGAMRAGLVVVNTNPLYTRRELKHQLNDSGAKALVVLANIADTASQVIEETGVETVIVSEIADLHSPLKRTLINSVAKYIKKMVPEFSFRNQVNFRDAMGLGGKAPHQDVKRSPEDVAVLQYTGGTTGVAKGAMLTNRNLVANMEQVREALGDSIKEGEEIYIAPLPLYHIYAFTIHCMSLFATGNHSILIPNPRDIPAFVKTLKGIRFTGFVGLNTLFNGLMRNPDFAELDFSKLHTTASGGMALTRDTAKRWEEMTGCVVTEGYGMTETSPVVSFNPAEAVQLGTVGKAVPATEVKVIDENGNDLPNNTPGELCVRGPQVMKGYWQREEATAETIDSEGWLKTGDMAVIQDDGYIKIVDRKKDMIIVSGFNVYPNEIEDVVSAHDKVTEAAAIGIPDEKSGEMVKLFVVKADDSLSEEELIAFCRDNMTAYKVPKQVEFRDELPKTNVGKILRRELRDEEMKKIEALENA
- a CDS encoding phosphate-starvation-inducible PsiE family protein codes for the protein MGDPEEHSHLVHEELPKEHEDPLIRILHGAIRNSVRLLAILMALVILWSVADVVYVIYSRLTEEPVWLLDHNDLFDVFGAFMLVLIAIEIFINIRLYLGSNVIPIQLVLATALMAIARKVIVLDLTDTEALHIFAIATTVLALGLAYWLVAKKN
- a CDS encoding M28 family metallopeptidase, yielding MHISSFWRGLGLTAAIAGVTACGKDATAPIETAETQDQIKVMAEELHQHIAILASDKFQGRAPATAGEELTVNYLAEQFAALGLEPGATDDHGEPSWFQQVPVVEMQIKSSPMSITGEGFEKDLQPLTDMVAFTQRQSESSAIEDSELVFVGYGIVAPENDWNDYAGLDMTGKTAVILVNDPGYATKDENLFNGNAMTYYGRWSYKFEEAARQGAAGAIIIHETGAAGYPWEVVSGSWSGAQISLAVDDKNADRVAIESWITQDSARELFEAAGMDLDSEVAASHERGFKAKPMGLKASVALENSLRTSDSRNVVAKLPGKKYPEEAVIYTAHWDHLGINDHAEGEDHIFNGAVDNATGTAGLIAMARKAAAMEERPDRSLLFVAVTAEESGLLGSKYYAANPVVPLEKTVAGINFDALGVLGPMRDVVVVGYGNSELEEMLETAAKGQDRYLAPEEHPERGYFYRSDHFSLAKKGVPMLYFKSGTDSFEHGREWAQAQGQEYLSHAYHKPADEYDPSWNLEGTAMDLELGLELGLKLANSRDWPNWYEGNEFRAARDASADARQ
- a CDS encoding M14 family metallopeptidase, which translates into the protein MHITCAFDSGNIEIVNADSNPIELAIRQDNNSDFYQWFHFRLEGEPGKAYPLRITNAGKAAYPEGWENYRVCASYDRHNWFRIGAEYDGKVMDFTVQLDQPAIYLAYFAPFSWDRHLDLLAWAQGSDLVKQETLGQTLDGRDMSLLTIGDADTAKRRVWMIARQHPGETMAEWFVEGFLDALLDDANPTARTLLEDTVFHVVPNMNPDGSVRGHLRTNAVGANLNREWLEPSMERSPEVYLVRQKMLELGGDIFLDIHGDEALPFNFVAGCEGIPGYDERHAKLEETFKQAFVAANPDFQTERGYDLDKPGEANMTVGTNWCGHQFRTLALTLEMPFKDNDNLPDPIEGWSPARCQQLARDILFPIRETLKIL